From a region of the Nocardioides ginsengisegetis genome:
- a CDS encoding rod shape-determining protein — translation MANSFIGRDMAVDLGTANTLVYVRGKGVLLDEPSVVALNATTGEILAVGHEAKRMIGRTPDNITAIRPLKDGVIADFEATEQMLRFFIQQVHRRRYFAKPRMVICVPSGITAVEQRAVKEAGYQAGARRVYIIEEPMAAAIGAGLPVHQATGNMVVDVGGGTTEVAVISLGGIVTSLSIRTAGDDLDAAIVAWMKKEYSLMLGERTAEEVKMTLGSAFPLPDEPEAEIRGRDMVSGLPRTVVVSSSEVRQALEEPLHAIVDAVRATLDQTPPELAGDIMDRGIVLTGGGALLRGLDERLRHETGMPVHVAEDPLTSVAHGAGKCVEEFEALQQVLVTDPRRY, via the coding sequence ATGGCGAACAGCTTCATCGGCCGCGACATGGCCGTGGACCTCGGCACCGCCAACACGCTCGTCTACGTGCGCGGCAAGGGCGTCCTCCTCGACGAGCCGAGCGTCGTCGCGCTGAACGCCACGACCGGCGAGATCCTCGCCGTCGGCCACGAGGCCAAGCGGATGATCGGGCGGACGCCCGACAACATCACCGCGATCCGTCCCCTCAAGGACGGCGTGATCGCCGACTTCGAGGCGACCGAGCAGATGCTGCGGTTCTTCATCCAGCAGGTGCACCGGCGCCGCTACTTCGCCAAGCCCCGCATGGTCATCTGCGTGCCGAGCGGCATCACGGCCGTCGAGCAGCGCGCGGTCAAGGAGGCCGGCTACCAGGCCGGCGCCCGCCGGGTCTACATCATCGAGGAGCCCATGGCGGCCGCCATCGGCGCCGGGCTGCCCGTGCACCAGGCCACCGGCAACATGGTCGTCGACGTCGGCGGCGGTACGACGGAGGTCGCCGTCATCTCCCTCGGCGGCATCGTCACGTCCCTCTCCATCCGCACCGCCGGCGACGACCTCGACGCCGCGATCGTCGCGTGGATGAAGAAGGAGTACTCCCTCATGCTCGGCGAGCGCACCGCCGAGGAGGTCAAGATGACCCTCGGCTCGGCGTTCCCGCTGCCCGACGAGCCCGAGGCCGAGATCCGCGGCCGCGACATGGTCTCCGGCCTGCCCCGCACTGTGGTCGTCTCCAGCTCCGAGGTCCGCCAGGCCCTCGAGGAGCCGCTGCACGCCATCGTCGACGCGGTCCGCGCGACCCTCGACCAGACCCCGCCCGAGCTGGCCGGCGACATCATGGACCGCGGCATCGTGCTGACCGGCGGCGGCGCCCTGCTCCGCGGCCTCGACGAGCGGCTGCGCCACGAGACCGGCATGCCGGTCCACGTCGCCGAGGACCCGCTCACCTCGGTCGCGCACGGTGCCGGCAAGTGCGTCGAGGAGTTCGAGGCGCTCCAGCAGGTGCTCGTCACCGACCCGCGGCGGTACTGA
- the ndk gene encoding nucleoside-diphosphate kinase — protein sequence MTQRSLVLVKPDGVRRGLTGEIVRRIEAKGYTLARLELREATPELLAEHYAEHEGKPFYGPLVEFMLSGPVVAMVVEGERCIEGFRSLAGATDPTVAAPGTIRGDLGRDWGLAVQQNLVHGSDAPESAEREIKIWFPELG from the coding sequence ATGACCCAGCGCTCCCTCGTCCTCGTCAAGCCCGACGGCGTACGCCGCGGCCTCACCGGCGAGATCGTCCGCCGCATCGAGGCCAAGGGCTACACCCTGGCCCGCCTCGAGCTGCGCGAGGCCACCCCCGAGCTGCTCGCCGAGCACTACGCCGAGCACGAGGGCAAGCCGTTCTACGGCCCGCTCGTGGAGTTCATGCTCTCCGGCCCCGTCGTCGCCATGGTGGTCGAGGGCGAGCGCTGCATCGAGGGCTTCCGCTCCCTCGCCGGCGCGACCGACCCGACCGTCGCCGCGCCCGGCACGATCCGCGGCGACCTCGGCCGCGACTGGGGCCTGGCCGTCCAGCAGAACCTCGTCCACGGCTCCGACGCCCCCGAGTCGGCCGAGCGCGAGATCAAGATCTGGTTCCCCGAGCTCGGCTGA
- a CDS encoding pyridoxamine 5'-phosphate oxidase family protein, translated as MTTTQLSPTPRTTVTRGRSRAVLDRDALLAVLAEGLVAHLGLATPGGHPLVLPSAYAVDPSGPDAGGTLYVHGSVAAGWVRGAADATVCVTVTLLDGLVAGRSAFHHSMNYRSAVVIGTARVVDEAAEKERALGLIVDHMIPGRSATLRAHTRKELAATAVIAVPLEEASLKIRGGGPVDEPDDVEAGVWGGHVPLRLVAGDPVPDADAVTSGGPVPPDVVARARAL; from the coding sequence GTGACCACCACCCAGCTCTCGCCCACGCCCCGCACCACCGTCACCCGCGGCCGCAGCCGCGCGGTCCTGGACCGCGACGCCCTGCTCGCCGTGCTGGCTGAGGGACTCGTTGCGCACCTCGGCCTGGCGACGCCCGGCGGCCACCCGCTCGTGCTGCCGTCGGCCTACGCCGTCGACCCGTCGGGGCCCGACGCCGGCGGGACGCTCTACGTCCACGGCTCGGTCGCGGCCGGCTGGGTGCGCGGCGCCGCCGACGCCACCGTCTGCGTCACCGTGACCCTGCTCGACGGGCTCGTCGCCGGCCGGTCGGCCTTCCACCACTCGATGAACTACCGCTCCGCGGTCGTGATCGGCACCGCCCGGGTCGTCGACGAGGCTGCGGAGAAGGAGCGCGCGCTCGGCCTGATCGTGGACCACATGATCCCCGGCCGCTCGGCCACGCTCCGTGCCCACACGCGCAAGGAGCTGGCCGCCACGGCGGTCATCGCCGTGCCGCTGGAGGAGGCCTCGCTCAAGATCCGCGGCGGCGGTCCGGTCGACGAGCCCGACGACGTCGAGGCCGGCGTCTGGGGCGGGCACGTGCCGCTGCGCCTGGTCGCCGGGGACCCGGTGCCCGACGCGGACGCCGTGACGTCGGGAGGGCCGGTCCCGCCCGACGTCGTCGCCCGGGCGCGCGCTTTGTAG
- a CDS encoding PLP-dependent aminotransferase family protein, producing MPTPLPVRLDRALPTPLGVQLSGQVRDLVVAGTLARGDRLPSSRALAADLGVSRAVAEQAYEQLLAEGWLETRHGAGTFVAPHASVSGAARSAPERRTTPSAPPRLVSLDAGTPWIDPRHEAGWRRAWREVSTARPPRGYDDPRRIPELRAALADHLARTRGLAVDPDEVVVTAGTTDGLRQVLSVLPPGPVAMEDPGYRAAVETVRASGRVVHDLPATATVTDLGGRVAAYVTPAHQHPLGRVMPAADRLTLLASARAADALVLEDDYDSEFRYDVAPVPALATLDRERVAYLGTASKSVAPSLRLGWLVPTPALLEPVNARRAVTHEAAAWPVQRAFLTLLRDGYVDKVVRTARRVYADRAPRVAAALSPYAELDAALTALVRGLDRS from the coding sequence ATGCCCACTCCCCTGCCCGTCCGCCTCGACCGGGCCCTGCCCACGCCGCTCGGCGTCCAGCTCTCCGGCCAGGTCCGCGACCTGGTCGTCGCCGGCACGCTGGCGCGGGGCGACCGGCTGCCGAGCAGCCGGGCCCTGGCCGCCGACCTCGGCGTCTCCCGGGCCGTCGCGGAGCAGGCCTACGAGCAGCTGCTGGCCGAGGGGTGGCTCGAGACGCGCCACGGCGCCGGCACGTTCGTGGCTCCGCACGCGAGCGTCAGCGGCGCAGCGCGGTCGGCCCCGGAGCGCCGTACGACGCCCTCCGCACCTCCCCGGCTGGTCAGCCTCGACGCCGGCACCCCGTGGATCGACCCGCGGCACGAGGCCGGGTGGCGGCGGGCCTGGCGCGAGGTGTCGACGGCCCGGCCGCCCCGCGGCTACGACGACCCGCGCAGGATCCCTGAGCTCCGCGCCGCCCTGGCCGACCACCTCGCACGCACCCGCGGGCTCGCGGTCGACCCCGACGAGGTCGTGGTCACCGCGGGCACCACCGACGGCCTGCGCCAGGTGCTCTCCGTCCTGCCGCCCGGGCCGGTGGCTATGGAGGACCCCGGCTACCGCGCCGCCGTGGAGACGGTGCGTGCCTCGGGACGCGTGGTGCACGACCTGCCCGCGACCGCCACGGTCACCGACCTCGGCGGGCGGGTCGCGGCCTACGTCACCCCGGCCCACCAGCACCCGCTCGGCCGGGTGATGCCCGCGGCCGACCGGCTGACCCTCCTCGCCTCGGCGCGGGCGGCCGACGCGCTGGTGCTGGAGGACGACTACGACTCGGAGTTCCGCTACGACGTCGCCCCGGTGCCGGCGCTGGCGACCCTCGACCGGGAGCGCGTGGCCTACCTCGGCACGGCGTCCAAGTCGGTCGCCCCCAGCCTCCGCCTCGGCTGGCTGGTGCCGACGCCCGCGCTCCTCGAACCGGTCAACGCCCGTCGGGCGGTCACCCACGAGGCCGCCGCGTGGCCGGTGCAGCGGGCGTTCCTCACCCTGCTGCGCGACGGCTACGTCGACAAGGTGGTGCGCACGGCCCGGCGCGTCTACGCCGACCGGGCGCCCCGGGTCGCGGCCGCGCTCTCGCCGTACGCCGAGCTGGACGCAGCCCTCACCGCGCTCGTCCGCGGCCTCGACCGTTCCTGA
- a CDS encoding peptidoglycan-binding protein, producing MTDHIEGAPLSDAELEAQAGTALPDKEVVSILDLNADLNLALDLAAPVDLAVAANANVAAPIDAAVSANILSVGSTSQALADQGTMIDQGITGDVSADSTQDSGIVGGADAAPADAPAAATAAPADGTAGLAAPIPDGPVPGLPADGTVPDPGLPTDGTVPDPGLPTDGTLPGGTLPDPSLPTDLGGAMDGPLLNVDVNLAADANLDAPINGAVAANANVAAPIDAAVSANIGSIDSQSVAVAQQDAIINQTIDGDATATADQSSTIQNP from the coding sequence ATGACCGACCACATCGAGGGCGCTCCGCTGTCCGACGCCGAGCTCGAGGCCCAGGCCGGAACGGCCCTGCCCGACAAGGAGGTCGTGTCCATCCTGGACCTCAACGCCGACCTCAACCTCGCCCTGGACCTCGCGGCCCCCGTCGACCTGGCGGTGGCCGCCAACGCCAACGTGGCCGCCCCCATCGACGCCGCCGTCTCCGCCAACATCCTGTCGGTCGGCTCGACGTCGCAGGCGCTCGCCGACCAGGGCACGATGATCGACCAGGGCATCACCGGCGACGTCTCGGCCGACTCGACACAGGACAGCGGCATCGTCGGGGGAGCCGACGCAGCACCGGCGGACGCTCCCGCCGCGGCGACTGCCGCGCCCGCCGACGGCACCGCGGGACTCGCCGCCCCCATCCCGGACGGCCCCGTTCCCGGGCTGCCGGCCGACGGCACCGTCCCGGACCCCGGCCTGCCGACCGACGGCACCGTCCCGGACCCCGGCCTGCCGACCGACGGCACCCTGCCCGGCGGCACGCTGCCCGACCCGAGCCTGCCGACGGACCTCGGTGGAGCGATGGACGGACCGCTGCTCAACGTGGACGTCAACCTGGCCGCGGACGCCAACCTCGACGCTCCGATCAACGGTGCGGTCGCGGCCAACGCGAACGTCGCGGCCCCGATCGACGCGGCCGTCTCGGCCAACATCGGCTCCATCGACAGCCAGTCGGTGGCCGTGGCCCAGCAGGACGCGATCATCAACCAGACGATCGACGGCGACGCGACGGCCACCGCCGACCAGTCCTCGACGATCCAGAACCCGTAA
- a CDS encoding DUF4233 domain-containing protein, producing MSDDRTRSPRRGMCAAVLCLEAITLGLSTPVMISIDKVSTGTALSVGLGLTVACLLLAGMLRKEWGYLLGWAVQVAAVALGFLVPLMFFLGALFGLLWGTAYFLGRKIEREKAAAYAAFDAESA from the coding sequence GTGAGCGACGACCGCACCCGCTCCCCGCGTCGCGGCATGTGCGCCGCGGTGCTCTGCCTCGAGGCGATCACGCTCGGTCTCTCCACCCCCGTGATGATCTCGATCGACAAGGTCTCCACCGGCACGGCGCTGTCCGTCGGCCTCGGCCTGACGGTGGCGTGCCTGCTGCTGGCCGGGATGCTCCGCAAGGAGTGGGGCTACCTCCTCGGCTGGGCTGTCCAGGTCGCCGCCGTCGCGCTGGGCTTCCTGGTGCCGCTGATGTTCTTCCTGGGCGCGCTGTTCGGGCTGCTGTGGGGCACGGCCTACTTCCTGGGCCGCAAGATCGAGCGCGAGAAGGCCGCGGCGTACGCCGCCTTCGACGCCGAGTCGGCCTGA
- a CDS encoding bifunctional folylpolyglutamate synthase/dihydrofolate synthase, with amino-acid sequence MSESPESPEAPRLAQTFAEVEGALLSRWPETRLEPSLDRIQAFTELLGDPQTSYPVVHLTGTNGKTSTSRMIDTLLRALDLRTGRFTSPHVERMNERISIDGEPLDDEAFVRAFNDVAPYTHLVDAGQAHPLSFFETVVGMAYAAFADAPVDAAIVEVGMGGSWDATNVADGRVAVILPIAVDHAKYLGETPLAIAVEKAGIIKPGATVVLAQQQPDVAELVVRQAQEVGATVVAEGVDFGVVSRVPAVGGQVISLQGLRGRYDELFLPLYGAHQAQNAAVALAAVEAFAGDMTLDDEIVRAAFAEVTSPGRLEVIRRSPTIVLDAAHNPHGAAATADALEDSFSFSPLIGVLGVMADKDADGLLAAFEPHLAHVICTQNSTSRAMSAQDLGVAAREIYGEDRVTVVPRLSDAIDAAAALAEAGEAFGDPLGSGAVLVTGSVVTVGEARTLLGRRS; translated from the coding sequence ATGAGTGAATCCCCAGAGTCCCCCGAAGCCCCCCGTCTCGCCCAGACGTTCGCCGAGGTCGAGGGCGCCCTGCTGTCCCGCTGGCCGGAGACCCGGCTCGAGCCCTCGCTGGACCGGATCCAGGCGTTCACCGAGCTGCTGGGCGACCCGCAGACGTCGTACCCCGTCGTCCACCTGACCGGCACCAACGGCAAGACGTCGACGTCGCGGATGATCGACACCCTCCTGCGGGCCCTGGACCTGCGCACCGGCCGCTTCACCAGCCCGCACGTGGAGCGGATGAACGAGCGGATCTCGATCGACGGCGAGCCGCTGGACGACGAGGCATTCGTGCGGGCCTTCAACGACGTCGCGCCCTACACCCATCTCGTCGACGCCGGCCAGGCCCACCCGCTGTCGTTCTTCGAGACGGTCGTCGGCATGGCGTACGCCGCGTTCGCGGACGCACCCGTCGATGCGGCGATCGTCGAGGTCGGGATGGGCGGCTCGTGGGACGCCACCAACGTCGCCGATGGCAGGGTCGCCGTGATCCTGCCGATCGCCGTCGACCACGCCAAGTACCTCGGCGAGACGCCACTCGCCATCGCGGTCGAGAAGGCCGGGATCATCAAGCCCGGCGCGACCGTGGTCCTCGCCCAGCAGCAGCCCGACGTCGCTGAGCTCGTGGTCCGGCAGGCCCAGGAGGTCGGCGCCACCGTGGTCGCGGAGGGCGTCGACTTCGGCGTCGTCTCGCGTGTGCCGGCGGTCGGCGGCCAGGTGATCTCGCTGCAGGGCCTGCGCGGCCGCTACGACGAGCTCTTCCTGCCGCTGTACGGCGCCCACCAGGCGCAGAACGCCGCCGTCGCCCTCGCCGCGGTCGAGGCGTTCGCCGGCGACATGACCCTCGACGACGAGATCGTCCGGGCCGCGTTCGCCGAGGTCACCTCGCCGGGTCGGCTCGAGGTCATCCGTCGCAGCCCCACGATCGTGCTCGACGCCGCCCACAACCCCCACGGTGCGGCGGCGACGGCGGACGCGCTGGAGGACTCCTTCAGCTTCAGCCCGCTCATCGGGGTGCTCGGCGTGATGGCGGACAAGGACGCCGACGGCCTGCTCGCGGCCTTCGAGCCGCACCTGGCCCACGTCATCTGCACCCAGAACTCCACGTCGCGCGCCATGTCGGCGCAGGACCTCGGCGTCGCGGCCCGCGAGATCTACGGCGAGGACCGCGTCACCGTCGTGCCCCGCCTCTCCGACGCGATCGACGCGGCGGCCGCACTGGCCGAGGCCGGCGAGGCGTTCGGCGACCCGCTCGGCTCCGGCGCCGTGCTCGTGACCGGCTCGGTGGTCACCGTGGGCGAGGCTCGCACGTTGCTGGGGCGGCGCTCGTGA
- a CDS encoding GNAT family N-acetyltransferase, whose product MSYPDATADRAGEASPYVVEITDDPTEFLAAAEPHLALDPVLTTVVSTVTHRAARRLAEGAPRPSHPQWWAVVRDEAGEPGDIVGVAMRTAPFAPHPLFLLPMPDGAARALALALVDRGEEVAGANGCLPATRVFADEVSRLTGGEAAIWEHTRLFELGELVEPAPVPGALRPATTADLDLCLAWFTAFAADAAEQAGRTVEDGVGEHVTQEDVLDRIEHHRVWLWEVDGTVVHLTGANPPSFGVARVGPVYTPGEHRGRGYASAAVAAVSRLLLDGGSRVCLFTDQANPTSNKIYQALGYRAVVDMANLAIR is encoded by the coding sequence ATGTCCTACCCCGACGCCACGGCAGATCGCGCCGGCGAGGCCTCGCCGTACGTGGTCGAGATCACCGACGACCCGACCGAGTTCCTGGCCGCCGCGGAGCCGCACCTCGCCCTCGACCCGGTCCTCACGACGGTGGTCTCCACGGTCACCCACCGCGCGGCGCGCCGCCTCGCCGAGGGCGCGCCCCGTCCGTCGCACCCGCAGTGGTGGGCGGTGGTCCGCGACGAGGCGGGGGAGCCGGGTGACATCGTCGGCGTCGCGATGCGTACGGCGCCCTTCGCGCCCCACCCGCTCTTCCTGCTGCCGATGCCCGACGGCGCCGCCCGGGCGCTGGCGCTGGCCCTGGTCGACCGCGGCGAGGAGGTGGCCGGTGCCAACGGCTGCCTGCCCGCGACCCGGGTCTTCGCCGACGAGGTCTCCCGGCTGACCGGCGGTGAGGCCGCCATCTGGGAGCACACCCGCCTCTTCGAGCTCGGCGAGCTCGTCGAGCCGGCACCGGTGCCGGGTGCGCTGAGACCGGCGACGACCGCCGACCTCGACCTGTGCCTCGCGTGGTTCACCGCGTTCGCCGCCGACGCGGCCGAGCAGGCCGGCCGCACGGTGGAGGACGGCGTCGGGGAGCACGTGACCCAGGAGGACGTCCTCGACCGGATCGAGCACCACCGCGTGTGGCTCTGGGAGGTCGACGGCACGGTCGTCCACCTCACCGGCGCCAACCCGCCCAGCTTCGGTGTCGCCCGGGTCGGGCCCGTCTACACGCCCGGCGAGCACCGCGGGCGCGGCTACGCGAGCGCGGCGGTGGCCGCGGTCTCCCGGTTGCTGCTCGACGGCGGCTCCCGGGTCTGCCTCTTCACCGACCAGGCAAACCCGACCTCGAACAAGATCTACCAGGCGCTGGGCTACCGCGCCGTGGTCGACATGGCCAACCTCGCGATCCGCTGA